The Chloroflexota bacterium genomic sequence ATAGCGTCGCTCATCCGGCAGACGCGAACCATCTGCTTTACGTCGTGCACTCTAACGATGTCAGCGCCGTTGGCGATGCCGATTGCTACCGTAGCCGCAGTGCCTTCGAGGCGCTGGTCGGTGGACAGGTCCAGCACGAGGCCAATCATCGACTTGCGGGAACTGCCCAGGAGAACCGGTTTACCCAGCTCTTTGAGTTCAGACAATCTGCGGACAATTTCCAGGTTTTGTTCCAGACTCTTGCCAAAGCCGATACCGGGGTCAACGATGATATTATATTCGGGCACTCCAGCCTCGGTTGCCAGCTGGGTGGCCCTTTTTAAGTCAGAGATGATGGTGGGCATGATGTCATCGGCAGGCGCTTCCCGCTGGTTGCTCATCAGGATGATGGGCACGCTGTGTTCGGCGGCCAGCTGTGCCAACCTGGGGTCGCGTTTCAATGCCCAGATGTCGTTAATCATCGATGCTCCGGTCCTGAGTGCCCGGCTGGCCACGCCATACCTGTAGGTATCGATGCTGATGGGCACCGGTATTTCACCGGCCAGCCTTTCTATGGCAGGGATGACCAGTCGCAGTTCGTCATCGACGTCATCTATGGAACGCAGCTCTATTCCGGGGCGGGTGGACTCTCCGCCGATGTCAATGATATCGGCCCCTTCTTCCACCATACGCTGGGCCTGTGCCAGAGTCGCCTCGATATCGCTGCCGAGGCCGTCCCCGGAAAAAGAATCAGGGCTGAGGTTGCAGATGCCCATGACGTAGGTGCGCTCGCCCCAGCGAAACTCGGTGCTGCCAATGCGGGTAGCGCTTATGGTTGAACTTCTCGATTCCAAACTGCTTACCTTACAGGTGAGAAAAATAATGAAATTTCGATTATTATTCTAGCATCTTCCCGGCACTTAGCAAAGTAATGGCTGGGAACAAACGTTGAAGGGAGTCCTAGAGGTGCGAAACCTACCTTTTAA encodes the following:
- the folP gene encoding dihydropteroate synthase → MGICNLSPDSFSGDGLGSDIEATLAQAQRMVEEGADIIDIGGESTRPGIELRSIDDVDDELRLVIPAIERLAGEIPVPISIDTYRYGVASRALRTGASMINDIWALKRDPRLAQLAAEHSVPIILMSNQREAPADDIMPTIISDLKRATQLATEAGVPEYNIIVDPGIGFGKSLEQNLEIVRRLSELKELGKPVLLGSSRKSMIGLVLDLSTDQRLEGTAATVAIGIANGADIVRVHDVKQMVRVCRMSDAIIRRRTSRD